From a region of the ANME-2 cluster archaeon genome:
- a CDS encoding DUF5371 domain-containing protein yields MKITHVQSVLPEEDIITLKIKTGESSTKEAISKAVYHYLDCQFVE; encoded by the coding sequence ATGAAAATAACGCATGTTCAATCGGTCTTGCCAGAAGAGGATATTATTACATTGAAAATAAAAACGGGCGAATCTTCCACGAAGGAGGCCATTTCAAAAGCAGTATATCATTACCTCGATTGTCAGTTTGTAGAATAA
- the purE gene encoding 5-(carboxyamino)imidazole ribonucleotide mutase: MTDVAMIMGSESDRHIAKGAIEILENDNIEYDLQVISAHRNPEELDKYLKNSDADIFIAIAGLSAALPGVIASRTSKVVIGVPVSSKLGGLDALLSTIQMPKGVPVASVGIDNGVNAALLAIRILNLRK, from the coding sequence ATGACAGACGTTGCCATGATCATGGGCTCAGAATCTGACCGGCACATTGCCAAAGGTGCCATAGAAATATTGGAAAATGACAACATAGAGTACGACCTACAGGTAATTTCAGCACACCGAAATCCGGAAGAATTGGATAAATACCTGAAAAATTCAGATGCTGATATTTTCATTGCCATTGCCGGCCTTTCGGCAGCCCTTCCAGGGGTGATTGCCTCCAGGACTTCAAAAGTAGTTATCGGCGTGCCTGTAAGCAGCAAACTTGGAGGTCTTGATGCACTGCTCTCGACCATCCAGATGCCTAAAGGTGTGCCTGTTGCCAGTGTAGGGATCGATAATGGGGTCAATGCTGCACTGCTGGCTATCAGGATACTGAATTTGAGAAAATAG
- a CDS encoding DUF4013 domain-containing protein, with protein MDIIKEIKFPSTDNEWIPKVLIGGFLGTVPIINFFVYGYYMKVLKAASEDTPELPKWDDWGNLFISGLIVFIICTIYFLVPVIVTSLFLGGLVISAISTSTMDLEIIGAAMGGFLVSILLLLISSFILPMALSMYIKEDSIGAAFNIGELLSRIKSVLRDYLIVIVVVFILFFILGMIASVPFFGWLIFLLGKFYILVVAASMYGKVYDQSKAQN; from the coding sequence ATGGATATAATTAAAGAAATTAAATTCCCTTCTACGGATAATGAATGGATTCCAAAAGTCCTCATAGGAGGTTTCCTTGGAACAGTACCCATCATCAATTTTTTTGTATATGGATATTACATGAAAGTGCTAAAAGCAGCCAGTGAAGACACTCCAGAATTACCAAAATGGGACGATTGGGGTAATCTGTTCATCAGTGGTTTGATCGTATTCATAATTTGCACGATTTACTTTCTTGTACCGGTCATTGTAACGTCTTTATTTTTAGGAGGACTTGTAATTAGTGCAATTTCCACCAGCACTATGGACCTGGAAATTATTGGAGCTGCAATGGGAGGTTTTTTAGTAAGCATCTTACTACTTTTGATTTCCAGCTTTATACTTCCCATGGCCCTGTCAATGTATATCAAAGAAGACTCCATAGGTGCAGCCTTCAATATCGGGGAATTACTGTCCAGGATCAAATCAGTTCTCAGGGATTACCTGATAGTAATTGTTGTGGTGTTCATTCTTTTCTTCATTTTGGGCATGATAGCCAGTGTTCCATTTTTTGGCTGGCTGATATTTTTATTAGGTAAATTCTACATATTAGTTGTGGCAGCAAGTATGTATGGCAAGGTTTACGACCAATCAAAAGCTCAAAATTAA
- a CDS encoding FMN-binding glutamate synthase family protein, which produces MSLTRINATAATLTKNRTEDSVSPISGMCTTCVDGCIGMCEIGKSAYRGHEVIYPQPYGITTSASEKDYPLDLSHFNIMGTAVGAIGIEADSDKAIFPNVDLEVRIGKDKEIKLRLPFIIPGLGSTAVAKNNWDGLAIGCAMAGVPLTIGENVCGMDPDSVIENGRVEHSPELANRIKLYRDWQMDGYGDIILQANVEDTVLGVQEYGLVKLGIETVELKWGQGAKDIGGEVMLNTLEKAQLLRRRGYVVLPDPLDPDVIDAFNAGSFHEFERHSRIGMVTEEGFMDRVEELRNLGAKHVFLKTGAYRPADLARAVKYASKAEIDLLTVDGAGGGTGMSPWRMMNEWGMPQVEIYSLLHQYIKKLDDRGEYVPDVAVAGGITLEDQVYKGLAIGAPYNKLIGMARGPLAAAMVGKTIGRKINEGHVPVYISRFGSSIEEIFIAAPELKKIYGDRFADIPTGAIGVYTYFQRLAQGMRQLMTGNRKFALQYIERDDIAAITREAAEVSGIPHVMDVDKDEVEQILNA; this is translated from the coding sequence ATGTCATTAACAAGAATAAATGCAACAGCTGCAACGCTGACAAAGAACAGGACCGAAGATTCGGTAAGCCCTATCAGCGGCATGTGTACCACCTGTGTGGACGGGTGTATCGGCATGTGCGAGATCGGTAAGTCAGCTTACCGCGGACACGAGGTCATCTACCCGCAGCCGTATGGGATTACTACCTCGGCATCTGAGAAGGACTATCCACTGGATTTGAGCCATTTCAATATTATGGGGACGGCCGTGGGTGCCATTGGCATCGAGGCAGACAGCGATAAGGCCATTTTCCCGAATGTGGACCTTGAGGTAAGGATCGGTAAGGACAAGGAAATCAAACTGAGACTGCCCTTCATCATCCCGGGTCTCGGCAGCACTGCCGTGGCCAAGAACAACTGGGACGGGTTAGCCATCGGTTGTGCCATGGCTGGAGTGCCCCTTACCATCGGCGAGAACGTTTGCGGTATGGACCCTGATTCCGTAATTGAGAACGGACGTGTAGAACATTCACCCGAGCTGGCCAACAGGATCAAATTGTACAGGGATTGGCAGATGGACGGATACGGTGATATCATCTTGCAGGCCAATGTGGAAGATACTGTCTTAGGCGTGCAGGAATACGGACTTGTGAAACTGGGTATTGAGACTGTTGAGTTGAAATGGGGACAGGGTGCCAAGGACATCGGCGGCGAGGTCATGCTGAACACACTGGAAAAGGCACAGCTGCTGCGCAGGCGCGGGTATGTGGTGCTGCCTGATCCATTGGACCCGGACGTGATCGATGCGTTCAATGCGGGAAGTTTCCATGAGTTCGAAAGGCACAGCCGGATCGGCATGGTGACCGAAGAGGGGTTCATGGACCGTGTTGAAGAGCTGCGAAATCTTGGTGCCAAGCATGTCTTCCTGAAGACCGGTGCATACAGGCCCGCTGACCTGGCAAGGGCAGTGAAGTATGCCAGCAAGGCCGAGATCGACCTTTTGACTGTGGATGGTGCGGGCGGTGGTACAGGTATGAGCCCCTGGAGAATGATGAATGAATGGGGTATGCCGCAGGTGGAGATATACTCCCTGTTGCACCAGTACATTAAGAAACTGGACGACCGCGGTGAGTATGTGCCTGATGTGGCTGTTGCAGGCGGTATCACGCTTGAGGACCAGGTTTATAAGGGACTGGCGATCGGTGCTCCGTACAACAAGCTTATTGGTATGGCAAGAGGTCCGCTGGCGGCTGCCATGGTGGGTAAGACCATCGGCAGGAAGATCAATGAGGGGCATGTACCTGTGTATATCAGCAGGTTCGGCAGTAGTATCGAGGAGATCTTTATCGCCGCACCTGAACTGAAAAAGATTTATGGCGACAGGTTCGCTGATATCCCAACCGGTGCTATTGGTGTGTATACGTACTTCCAGCGGCTGGCCCAGGGTATGCGCCAGTTGATGACAGGGAACCGGAAGTTTGCTCTCCAGTATATCGAGCGGGATGATATTGCAGCTATTACGAGAGAGGCTGCCGAAGTTTCAGGAATTCCACATGTAATGGATGTGGATAAAGACGAAGTAGAGCAGATCCTGAACGCCTGA
- a CDS encoding 2Fe-2S iron-sulfur cluster binding domain-containing protein, with translation MSQNSQTPRGEMVKIMLNGAEVQADPYWSLLEVIQFYGIDIPTLCHDEGLTPYGVCRLCVVEIGSGDKTKLVASCMHPVWEGLEVRTHSNRVIKTRKTILELLIARFPISKKLQDMAALLLLK, from the coding sequence ATGTCACAAAATTCACAAACACCACGAGGAGAAATGGTGAAGATCATGCTGAACGGTGCCGAAGTGCAGGCAGATCCTTACTGGAGCCTGCTTGAGGTTATACAGTTCTACGGGATAGATATCCCCACGCTATGCCACGACGAGGGGCTTACACCTTACGGTGTATGCAGGCTCTGTGTTGTTGAGATCGGTAGCGGGGATAAGACCAAACTTGTCGCTTCGTGCATGCATCCGGTATGGGAAGGACTTGAGGTGCGAACCCACAGCAACAGGGTGATAAAGACCAGGAAGACTATTCTGGAACTGCTTATTGCACGGTTTCCAATTTCAAAGAAATTGCAGGACATGGCTGCATTGCTGTTACTAAAATAG
- a CDS encoding NADH-quinone oxidoreductase subunit NuoF codes for MKVTSVNELEAIRSEILAGKDLDKPCIAVCGGPGCLANQCLEVRDAFVNEIAAKGLTDKVDVRTTGCHGFCECGPIALIYPQEIFYQGLSIDDIPEIIEETIINNKTVDRLLYTDDKAGQLVETEGEVPFYKKQMRLILGNNSKIDPHSIEDYIAIGGYSALAKVLGGMQPMDVVDEIKNSGIRGRGGGGFPTGRKWESTRNAQGDIKYVICNADEGDPGAFMDRSILEGNPHSVLEGMIIGAYAIGSNEGYVYVRNEYPLALKNINLAIKQAREAGLLGDNILGSGFNFDLKVNRGGGAFVCGESTALMASLEGKPGEPRAKYIHTSDKGLWDRPSSLNNVETWANIPLIINNGADWYSAIGTESSKGTKVFSLVGKINNTGLVEVPMGMTLREIIFDIGGGIPDGKAFKAVQTGGPSGGCIPESLIDLPVDYDRLTEVGSMMGSGGMIVMDEDTCMVDVARYFINFLMEESCGKCVPCREGLLRMGEILTDITEGRGRMEDLDLIQDLSEVLKDASLCGLGQTAPNPVMSTLKYFRDEYEAHIKDHKCPAGVCTELITYNIDAGNCTGCGLCLKKCPAEAITGETKQPHVLDTGKCIKCGICYDVCKFDAVRKE; via the coding sequence TTGAAAGTAACATCGGTAAATGAACTGGAAGCCATTCGCAGTGAGATACTGGCCGGGAAGGACCTGGATAAGCCCTGCATTGCTGTTTGCGGCGGCCCGGGCTGTCTGGCAAATCAATGTCTGGAAGTGAGGGATGCATTTGTTAACGAGATAGCAGCAAAAGGCCTGACCGACAAGGTGGATGTCAGGACGACAGGATGCCATGGTTTTTGTGAATGCGGACCCATAGCATTGATCTATCCACAAGAGATTTTCTACCAGGGATTGTCCATAGATGATATTCCTGAAATAATCGAGGAGACGATTATCAACAACAAGACCGTTGACAGGTTGCTATATACTGATGACAAAGCAGGACAGCTTGTTGAGACTGAAGGCGAAGTTCCGTTCTATAAAAAACAGATGCGGCTGATTCTTGGCAATAACAGCAAGATAGACCCCCACAGCATAGAGGATTATATCGCCATCGGAGGTTATTCTGCCCTTGCAAAGGTGCTGGGTGGAATGCAGCCCATGGATGTGGTTGATGAAATTAAGAATTCTGGCATAAGGGGCCGTGGTGGAGGAGGTTTTCCAACCGGACGAAAATGGGAGTCCACCCGTAATGCACAGGGTGATATCAAATATGTCATCTGCAATGCAGATGAGGGCGATCCGGGAGCCTTTATGGACCGCAGTATCCTGGAAGGGAATCCACACAGTGTGCTGGAAGGAATGATCATCGGCGCTTATGCCATTGGCTCCAATGAAGGGTATGTCTATGTCAGGAACGAATATCCACTGGCGCTAAAGAACATCAACCTGGCAATTAAGCAGGCACGTGAAGCAGGTCTGCTGGGAGATAATATACTGGGTTCAGGATTCAATTTCGACCTGAAGGTCAACCGTGGCGGCGGCGCGTTCGTATGCGGTGAATCCACTGCACTTATGGCCTCACTGGAAGGAAAGCCTGGTGAGCCAAGAGCCAAGTACATCCACACATCAGATAAGGGACTCTGGGACCGCCCGTCCAGTCTCAACAATGTGGAAACCTGGGCCAACATTCCCCTGATCATTAACAACGGCGCAGACTGGTATTCTGCTATCGGTACCGAGTCCAGCAAGGGTACCAAGGTGTTCAGCCTTGTCGGCAAGATCAACAACACCGGCCTGGTGGAAGTGCCAATGGGCATGACACTGCGTGAGATCATCTTTGATATTGGCGGCGGCATCCCTGATGGCAAGGCGTTCAAGGCCGTCCAGACCGGCGGGCCCAGCGGTGGGTGCATACCCGAATCGCTCATCGACCTGCCCGTGGACTACGACCGGCTGACCGAAGTAGGGTCCATGATGGGGTCCGGCGGTATGATAGTGATGGACGAGGACACCTGCATGGTGGACGTGGCACGGTACTTCATCAACTTTTTGATGGAAGAGTCATGCGGTAAATGCGTACCCTGTCGCGAGGGACTGCTGCGCATGGGCGAGATACTTACAGACATAACAGAGGGCAGGGGCAGGATGGAAGACCTTGACCTGATACAGGACCTGTCCGAAGTGCTGAAGGACGCATCCCTGTGCGGTCTGGGCCAGACAGCACCGAATCCGGTGATGTCCACCCTGAAGTACTTCAGGGACGAGTACGAGGCACATATCAAGGACCACAAATGTCCGGCAGGTGTGTGCACTGAACTTATTACATACAATATCGATGCCGGTAATTGTACAGGCTGCGGCCTGTGTCTTAAGAAATGTCCGGCAGAGGCCATTACAGGAGAAACGAAGCAGCCCCATGTACTGGATACTGGGAAATGCATCAAATGCGGCATCTGCTATGACGTGTGTAAGTTTGATGCCGTTAGAAAGGAGTGA
- the nuoE gene encoding NADH-quinone oxidoreductase subunit NuoE, with the protein MTANESKLDSIIDEYNAEPGSLISILQDIQAKYNYLPEESLEYVAQRLDISRVQVFGVATFFKAFSLKPKGKQQIHVCMGTACHVRGSKKVLEELERKLEIKAGDTTADGEYTLETVNCVGACALGPVVVENEEYHGEMTPIKVESLLNSK; encoded by the coding sequence ATGACTGCTAACGAATCCAAACTGGATTCAATAATAGATGAGTATAATGCCGAACCAGGTTCGCTGATATCCATATTACAGGACATCCAGGCAAAGTACAATTACCTGCCTGAAGAGTCACTGGAATATGTGGCTCAGAGATTGGATATCTCCAGGGTCCAGGTCTTCGGCGTGGCTACTTTTTTCAAGGCGTTCAGCCTAAAACCCAAAGGCAAGCAGCAGATACACGTATGCATGGGTACTGCCTGCCATGTCAGGGGTTCGAAAAAAGTGCTGGAAGAACTGGAGCGAAAACTGGAGATCAAGGCAGGTGATACCACAGCCGACGGCGAGTATACACTTGAGACCGTTAACTGTGTAGGTGCCTGTGCCCTTGGTCCGGTGGTTGTGGAGAACGAAGAATACCATGGGGAGATGACACCCATCAAGGTCGAGAGTCTGTTAAACAGTAAATAG
- a CDS encoding FMN-binding glutamate synthase family protein, which yields MVNLRTPNANEATGTSNRSRNVAPVSGICTRCVDGCRGNCEIFKATFRGREVLYPGPFGESTSGADKNYPIDYSHVNIQGYAVGAFGLPEGVEPGPDTAIFPNVDTETEYGWDQKVKLKVPIFTGALGSTEIARKNWEHFAVGAAISGITLVCGENVCGIDPELELNAEGKISKSPEMDRRIETYNKYHEGFGEILVQMNVEDTRLGVAEYVGSKHNLETIELKWGQGAKCIGGEIKVKEIERAVELKKRGYVVTPDPEAHDIREAYKIGAIREFERHSRLGFVTKEDFMAEIDRLRDLGFKRITLKTGAYPMVETAMAMAYSSEAKIDLLTFDGAPGGTGMSPWPMMNEWGTPTFYLQSQVYEFAEKLKAQGKRVPDLAMAGGFSSEDGVFKAIAMGAPDVKAVCMGRGLMIPGMVGKNIAKWIEEDDLPKTVSQYGRRVEEIFVHYEELVDRFGSDVKDIPLGALGIYSYCQKTRTGLQQLMAGSRNFNLSTISRKDVMCLTEEAAKVSGIPYVMNAYREEAEAILNQ from the coding sequence ATCGTGAATCTTAGAACACCAAACGCAAATGAAGCTACCGGGACATCCAACCGTTCCAGGAACGTGGCACCGGTATCAGGAATATGTACCCGCTGTGTGGACGGGTGCAGAGGCAACTGTGAGATATTCAAGGCAACATTTCGGGGCAGGGAAGTATTGTATCCCGGACCCTTTGGCGAGAGCACTTCAGGAGCAGACAAGAACTATCCGATCGACTATTCACATGTGAACATCCAGGGATATGCAGTGGGAGCATTCGGCCTGCCCGAAGGCGTAGAGCCGGGACCGGATACTGCAATATTCCCCAACGTGGATACTGAGACAGAATATGGCTGGGACCAAAAGGTCAAGCTGAAAGTGCCCATCTTCACAGGAGCCTTGGGTTCCACAGAGATCGCACGTAAGAACTGGGAACATTTCGCAGTGGGTGCAGCCATATCAGGCATCACCCTGGTCTGCGGCGAGAACGTCTGCGGTATTGATCCTGAACTGGAACTAAACGCTGAGGGCAAGATCAGCAAATCACCTGAGATGGACCGCAGGATCGAGACTTACAATAAGTACCACGAGGGATTCGGCGAGATACTTGTCCAGATGAATGTAGAGGACACCCGCCTGGGTGTGGCCGAGTATGTGGGCAGTAAGCACAACCTGGAAACCATTGAACTGAAATGGGGCCAGGGTGCAAAGTGTATCGGCGGCGAGATCAAGGTAAAGGAAATCGAAAGGGCTGTTGAACTGAAGAAAAGGGGATACGTAGTTACTCCTGACCCCGAAGCACACGATATCAGGGAAGCATATAAGATCGGTGCCATACGCGAGTTCGAGAGGCACTCCCGCCTGGGATTTGTCACAAAGGAAGATTTCATGGCAGAGATCGACAGGCTGCGAGACCTGGGATTCAAGCGCATCACTCTGAAGACTGGAGCATACCCGATGGTGGAGACTGCCATGGCCATGGCTTACAGTTCAGAAGCAAAGATCGATCTGCTCACCTTTGACGGTGCACCGGGCGGTACCGGCATGAGCCCGTGGCCTATGATGAACGAATGGGGCACACCCACATTCTACCTCCAGAGCCAGGTTTACGAGTTTGCAGAGAAGTTAAAGGCACAGGGTAAGAGAGTACCTGATCTTGCAATGGCTGGCGGTTTTTCAAGCGAGGACGGCGTATTCAAGGCCATTGCAATGGGCGCACCTGATGTGAAGGCAGTCTGCATGGGTCGCGGACTGATGATACCGGGCATGGTGGGTAAGAACATCGCCAAATGGATCGAGGAGGACGACCTGCCCAAGACGGTGTCCCAGTACGGGCGCAGGGTCGAAGAGATATTTGTCCATTATGAGGAACTTGTTGACAGGTTCGGCAGCGATGTGAAGGACATACCGCTGGGAGCCCTGGGTATCTACAGTTACTGCCAGAAGACCAGGACCGGACTACAGCAGTTGATGGCTGGCAGCAGGAACTTTAACCTGTCCACCATTTCCAGGAAAGACGTTATGTGCCTGACCGAAGAGGCTGCAAAGGTCTCGGGTATTCCGTACGTGATGAATGCATACAGGGAAGAAGCAGAAGCCATCCTGAACCAGTAG
- a CDS encoding nucleoside deaminase, producing the protein MTDEQIIESGLNELAQIDPTTDRIEKWKSQLMDYQFNHEYTDDIYIWLTNVLALRAVNDGNFGVGCVLIDGSGNVVVQGHNEIFNPYFRSDRHAEMVVMDKFEDTHQDLTELEGYQLYSSLEPCPMCLVRLITSMVNKVLYAAPDMSGGMVHEMKSVPPFWIELGEGKVFTQAKCSQELIKSANDIFLLNVNELYEKLKNM; encoded by the coding sequence ATGACTGATGAACAGATCATCGAATCAGGGTTAAATGAACTTGCGCAAATCGATCCAACGACCGACCGAATTGAAAAATGGAAAAGTCAGCTAATGGATTATCAATTCAATCACGAATACACAGATGATATTTACATATGGCTTACGAATGTGCTGGCATTGAGGGCTGTGAACGATGGTAATTTTGGCGTTGGATGTGTTTTGATAGATGGGAGTGGAAATGTGGTTGTTCAAGGTCACAACGAAATTTTCAATCCATATTTTCGTAGTGATCGACATGCTGAAATGGTGGTTATGGATAAGTTTGAAGACACTCACCAAGATCTCACTGAACTGGAAGGCTACCAACTGTATTCGTCCCTAGAACCTTGTCCCATGTGTTTGGTACGGCTAATAACTTCAATGGTCAACAAAGTTTTATATGCAGCGCCTGATATGTCGGGTGGCATGGTTCACGAAATGAAAAGCGTACCTCCATTTTGGATCGAGTTAGGTGAGGGAAAGGTTTTTACTCAAGCTAAGTGTTCCCAAGAACTGATCAAAAGTGCTAATGATATTTTCCTTCTCAATGTCAACGAACTCTACGAAAAACTTAAAAATATGTAA
- a CDS encoding FAD-dependent oxidoreductase, with product MKATKIVIIGLGVSGFIAAKTAKKVNPDVQITIIDQKEYDMFSPCGLPFVMEGVIDEFDELIHSLPLEKMNMVKLLKHRAVSIDSGNKFVTAVDIETSEEKTIPYDSVIIATGCFPFIPPIPGAHELLNKGVFVVSNPENAKQIVDYSKDISCAVVVGAGAIGLETAAAIAAHNIDLTVVEMLSHAFPRAIDPDIAKVLERSLKKSGIKLMMSATVEKVSGNDGVTSVTVNGKSIPADMVIMASGVRASWDLAKDVGCEPGNWGIKTNAKMETSIAGIYAAGDCVETVSPINHKPWMSQLATTAYRQGIAAGANAAGGYETYDGSLTTFVSVVGSMEIAATGFNQFFAKSAGYEVVAGKASGLTRPEWYPGAKEITVKVLADARTARIIGGQAVGEEGAASRVNLISLAIKGNMDLHDLYGAEFAYCPAVSETYDPLSKACEFAIRKMKK from the coding sequence ATGAAAGCCACAAAAATCGTGATCATCGGTCTTGGCGTAAGCGGCTTTATCGCCGCAAAGACTGCAAAGAAAGTAAATCCCGATGTGCAGATAACGATAATCGACCAGAAGGAGTATGACATGTTTTCGCCATGCGGGCTGCCTTTTGTGATGGAGGGTGTAATCGATGAGTTCGATGAACTCATACACAGCCTCCCGCTGGAAAAAATGAACATGGTCAAACTTTTGAAGCACAGGGCAGTGTCCATCGATTCCGGGAACAAGTTCGTAACTGCTGTGGATATTGAAACAAGCGAAGAAAAAACCATTCCCTACGATTCGGTAATAATCGCAACAGGATGTTTTCCATTCATACCTCCGATCCCGGGTGCACATGAACTGTTGAATAAGGGAGTCTTTGTGGTAAGCAACCCCGAAAATGCAAAACAGATCGTTGATTACTCAAAGGACATATCCTGTGCCGTTGTAGTCGGCGCGGGTGCGATCGGTCTTGAAACTGCTGCCGCAATTGCAGCACATAATATTGATTTGACAGTTGTGGAGATGCTGTCCCATGCATTCCCGCGAGCGATCGACCCTGATATTGCAAAAGTCCTAGAGAGATCACTGAAGAAATCCGGCATCAAGCTCATGATGAGCGCCACTGTTGAGAAGGTTTCAGGTAATGATGGGGTAACATCTGTAACTGTAAATGGTAAAAGCATCCCTGCTGATATGGTTATCATGGCATCCGGTGTACGTGCCAGCTGGGACCTGGCAAAGGATGTGGGATGCGAACCTGGAAACTGGGGTATTAAGACAAATGCAAAAATGGAGACCAGCATTGCCGGGATATACGCAGCAGGTGACTGTGTAGAGACCGTAAGCCCGATAAACCACAAACCATGGATGTCACAGCTTGCAACAACTGCATACCGCCAGGGGATCGCGGCAGGAGCGAATGCGGCTGGCGGATATGAGACGTACGACGGGTCTCTTACGACCTTTGTTTCAGTCGTTGGTTCGATGGAAATTGCAGCAACCGGTTTTAACCAGTTCTTTGCCAAATCCGCGGGATATGAGGTTGTCGCCGGAAAGGCAAGCGGCTTAACCAGACCTGAGTGGTATCCAGGGGCAAAGGAAATCACAGTCAAGGTCCTGGCAGATGCCAGAACAGCAAGGATAATAGGCGGTCAGGCAGTCGGTGAAGAAGGCGCAGCATCGCGGGTGAATTTGATATCGCTTGCGATCAAAGGTAATATGGACCTGCACGACCTCTATGGCGCAGAATTTGCATACTGTCCTGCTGTGTCTGAGACCTATGATCCTTTGTCAAAGGCATGTGAGTTCGCTATACGCAAGATGAAGAAATAG
- a CDS encoding lipoate--protein ligase family protein produces the protein MEKWRVIDFGKVNIRYMMAMNEAILKCDEGNTLIFWDPTKSIILGYFQKADVELNLERCKDYTIVRRTSGGGFAYSDDRGRQINYGVIGTIDDKRFPIDVTDSYHQILGMLIETLREYGLNAAFRPINDIVVDGKKISGNAQTRWSGKLLQHGTLLLDFDIKEMLRLTNIPLEKISDKQVASIEEGMTWMDKELPEKVDMREVKKVIRRKFGEIFGVELIDSKPSESEVKMAQELLPKYESEKWNYRL, from the coding sequence ATGGAAAAATGGCGGGTCATTGATTTTGGAAAGGTTAACATAAGGTATATGATGGCAATGAACGAAGCCATCCTGAAATGCGATGAGGGAAACACCCTGATATTCTGGGACCCCACAAAATCCATCATCCTTGGGTATTTCCAGAAGGCTGATGTGGAACTAAACCTTGAGCGGTGCAAGGATTACACGATCGTACGCCGCACAAGCGGCGGTGGTTTCGCGTATTCGGATGATCGGGGACGGCAGATCAACTATGGTGTTATCGGGACAATAGACGATAAACGGTTCCCGATCGATGTTACGGACTCGTACCATCAGATACTTGGCATGCTTATAGAGACCCTGCGCGAGTACGGCTTGAATGCGGCTTTCAGACCCATAAACGACATTGTTGTTGACGGCAAGAAGATATCTGGTAATGCGCAGACCAGATGGAGTGGAAAACTACTCCAGCATGGTACACTACTACTGGATTTCGATATTAAGGAAATGCTTCGCCTCACAAATATCCCGCTTGAGAAGATAAGCGATAAACAGGTTGCCTCTATTGAGGAAGGGATGACATGGATGGATAAGGAACTCCCTGAAAAAGTGGATATGAGAGAGGTCAAGAAAGTAATACGCCGCAAATTCGGGGAGATATTCGGTGTGGAACTGATCGATTCAAAACCAAGCGAGAGCGAGGTAAAGATGGCGCAGGAACTGTTACCTAAGTACGAATCAGAGAAATGGAACTACAGGCTGTAA
- a CDS encoding glycine cleavage system protein H yields the protein MPDDLHYTKDHVWAKVEDDGNVRAGMDAFGATAVGTIEFIDLPVEDDEFEAGEAFGSLESAKWVGGLTMPVSGTVIEVNEDIEDDLEQMAEDPYEEGWLIVIEPSDMETDLEKLVHGDDIKPWFEEDLASR from the coding sequence ATGCCTGATGACCTTCATTATACTAAAGACCATGTCTGGGCAAAGGTTGAGGATGACGGGAATGTGAGAGCAGGAATGGATGCATTCGGCGCCACCGCTGTCGGAACGATTGAGTTTATCGACCTTCCGGTGGAAGATGATGAATTCGAAGCCGGTGAAGCATTCGGGTCACTGGAATCCGCAAAATGGGTGGGCGGGCTTACCATGCCTGTTAGTGGCACGGTTATTGAGGTGAACGAAGATATCGAAGACGACCTTGAACAGATGGCAGAAGACCCGTATGAAGAAGGTTGGCTGATTGTGATCGAGCCATCTGATATGGAGACTGATCTGGAAAAACTCGTGCATGGGGATGATATTAAACCGTGGTTTGAAGAAGATCTTGCATCAAGATGA